TTTCCCAACGATCTTGACGATCTGGAAAAAAAGCTGAAAAACAACAAGCTTACCGGAGGTACCGCGGCGGTATTCATTGAGCCTGTAGGCCCGGAAAGCGGCACACGCCCCGTCGACCGCTTCTTTAATCAGGGTGTAGAAAAGCTATGTAAAAAATATGGTGCCTTGCTCGTCTTTGATGAAGTCGTCACCGGATTCCGCATCGGCATGTCCGGTGCACAAGGCTACTTCGGCGTTTCTCCCGACCTGACCATATTTGGCAAGGTCATTGCCGGGGGATATCCCAGTGCGGGGGGTCTGGGCGGTAAACAGGAATACATGAAGTATCTTTCTACGGGAATCAGCGGCAATGCCAAACATAAAAAAGCTTTGGTGGGCGGCACGATGGCGGCAAATCCACTCAGCTGTGTTGCCGGGTATCATACCCTTTGTGAAATAGAACGAACCGGAGCCATTGAAAAAGCTGGTAAAATCGGTGATCTGCTGACCGAAGGTCTGAAAAAGCTCATCGAAAAATACAGTCTCCCCTTTGTTGCTTTTAATCAGGGGTCCATCTGCCATCTGGAAACGGTAGGTGCTCTGCATTTTGCCATCGACTGGTCGAAGCCATGGCAGATTCCGGAGATTTTGAAACAAACCTCACTTAGAAAACAGGAAATGGAGCATGTCGGCGCAGCTTATATGGCCGAGGGACTCGTTACTCTTGCAGGAAGTCGTCTATACACCAGTGCAGCTTATAGCGAGGAAATGCTGCCGGATGTACTCAGTAGGTTCGAAAAGGTATTTCAGCACATGGCAAAAGTCGTGTAACGCCATGAATCAGGAGGATTGAAATGAAAGAAAGTCAAGCATCTCCCTACCGCTGGGTGGTTCTCCTGTCCATCGTCCCCATCATCATCTCCACCGAGATGATGTGGCTCTCCCTGGCACCGATTTCCAGCCATGCCGAGTCATATTACGGGGTCACCGGGTATCTGATCACCCTATATACCATGAGTTATATGATCATGTTTGTCCTATTTTGTATCCCTGCATCCTGGGTCATCGATCGGTACGGTTACCGATGTTCCCTGATCATCGGTTCGGTTCTGACCGCAGGTTTTGGGGTATTTAGAGCCTTTTTTGCCGATGAGTTTACGGTTGTACTTGTCTCTCAGTTCTTTATCGCAGCGGGGCAGCCCTTCTTGCTGAACATATCAACCAAGGTTCCCGCTAATTGGTTTCCGATTTCAGAGCGGGCGACAGCTGCCGGAATTCTGACCATGGCACAATATGTAGGCTTCGCCCTCCCCATGGTCATTGCTCCTGCGATGGCAACGGAAAAAGGAATTCCTGCTGTTCTGACGGTTTTTGCGGCGATTGCTGCATTGTCCGCTGCAGTTTCCATTCTTCTTACAAGGGAAAGACCGGCAGTCCCACCGCCGGGCCCCGTTTGGGAAAAGGAAGATTTCAGTCTCCCCACGCTGCGGAGGCTGCTGAAGAATCAGCCTTATCTGCTGGCGCTTATGCTTTGTTTCCTGTCCATGGGCGTCTTTAACACGCTTCTGACCCTGCTGGAATCCATCCTTCTCCCAAGGGGCATCAGCTCCGTAGAAGCAGGTACCATCGGCGCTGTTTTTGTGGCCGCAGGGGTACTTGGAGCGGTGCTGCTTCCGATCATTTCTGACAAGCTCCGCATTCGCATTCCCTTCCTTATAATTTCACTAGCCGCTCTGGTTCCTCTTTATCTGGGAATCACCTTTCTGACATCATTTTCGGTTCTCCTTCTGATTGCTGCAGCAGCAGGTTTTTCTATCATGGGTGTTGCCCCCATCCTGTTTCAGCATGGTTCGGAAACCGCTTATCCGGTGCAGGAAGGAACCTCTCTTGGTATGATTCTTCTGATGGGTCAGATTTCCGGTGTGCTCTTCGTCTTCCTGTTTGAGGTTCTGCAATCGTCTGCCGGCTCGATGGTACCGCCCATGCTTACGCTCGTTGCCATTACCGCAGCCGAAATCCCTCTGGCGTTAAAAATGAAGGAATCCCCTTTTCTGGAACGCAGGCTGCCAGTTGGGAGAAACGTCTCAGACAAGTAGGGAATCAATCACTGATGGGCACTCAGCGAATCACCATTTCTTTCAAAGATCTTCTTGGTAATCTCCCTGGCGGTTTCTGTGGCTGCAATCCCACCCTGCGCTGTTTCTCTCAGCTGAACGGGAAGCATCTTGCCCGTCTTATACATCGCCTCGATCACCTCATCTGGCGGAATGGGAAATTTCATTCCGCCCAGTGCCAGATCAGCACTGAGCAGTGCATTCACTGCCTGTGAAGCATTCCGTTGCGCACAAGGGATCTGAACCAAGCCAGCCACCGGATCACAGACCAGCCCCATAATGTTCACCAGAGAAAGGGAAAAGGCTTCCAGTGCGATGGCCGGAGTCCCTCCTTTCAGCTCAGCGGCTCCTGCCGCTGCCATGGCGGCGGCCACACCGCATTCCGCTTGGCATCCCCCTTCCGAACCGGCAACAGTGGCATTTTCCATCACAATGGCACCAAGACCCGAAGCAGTAATCAGCGCTAGGATCACATCCGCTTCTGACCGTTCAAGCGTTTCTCCCACCGACATCAGCACTGCGGGAACAATACCGCATGATCCGGCGGTAGGCATTGCACAGATCCTCCCCATGGAAGCATTTACTTCGCTGCAGGACAAGGCTCTCGCCATTACCATATTGATAAAGCTTCCGCAGAGGGTATCTCTTTCCCTCGCATAACGATACTGCACGGATGCGATCCCCGTCACGAGACCACCTTCAGAAGGGAGGGGCTGTTCCAGCGCCTTTTCGGCAGAAGCCAGCATAATGCGATATCGCTCCTTCATGGTTTCCATGATTTCCGTCCGGGAAGTTCCGCTGCTCTTCATCTCTTTTACAATTACAATTTCATGGATGGGAACCCTCTGCGCTTCCGTCATCTGGAGAAGCTGCTTACAACTGTGATACATTCCTTTCCCTCCTGTTATACTCCGATAAATTTCACATCATAGATGTCGGGATGTGCTTTCATTTTGTTCAAAAGTTCTTCCGCTGCTCCCTCATCCACCTCTATGACACAGGTTGCATCCTCACTTCGGTTTTTTCTGCTGACTTTCATTGTCGCAATATTGATGCCGTGTTCTGCCAGAACCTTGGTGATATGGCTCAGTACGCCGCACTTATCCTGCTGCCGGATGAAAAACGCAGGCAGATTTCCCGTGAGCTCCACTTCGTACCCATCGATTCTGCTGATTAATACGGTTCCCCCGCCAAGGGATGAGCCATCAATCTCGCAAAGCAGCCGTCCCTCCCGATAGAAGCCGATTCGAACGGAGTTTTCATGAATTCCAGCCAGCTCGGTTCTATGAAACTCAAAATCCAGATGTTTTTCGGCAGCAAGGGCAAAAGCCTGTCCCAAGGCTTCATCATCCTCTCGGATACCCATAACTCCAGCCAGCAGTGCCTTATCCGTTCCATGCCCCTTTCCCGTATCTGCGAAGGATCCATGCAAGCCGAAGGATACAAAATCAAAACTGTCTGCAAGTTTTGCAGCAATCCTCCCCAGCCGGGCTGCTCCTGCGGTATGTGAGCTGGATGGCCCAATCATGACGGGCCCGGCAACCTGAAAAATACTAACACTCATTTCATTGCCCCTCTCTCATTTTTTATAATCTCAGCAAATTCCTGTCTAATGCCTGTCTAATGTCTGTCCATCTTTACTTATCATGGCAATTTTACAGGAATTCAATCCCCAATTCCACTGTTATCTTCTGAACTGCCTGCAAAATTTGGCCCTCGAATCTTGTTGAAATCGGTTATGGCTTGACGTAATTTGTTTATAAATTCAGAGGCAAATAAGCAATAAACGGCAAATTGTGATCTGTCTGTTACGGTAAGATACTTTTGACCGAAACATAACCGAGCAATCCCGGATATGTCTATTTCTGGAGATAGACATATCCGGAATTGGTTGCTTCTCATTGGAATTGATATAAGCTGATTCAAAAACAGCTGCGGATTTGGCTGCAGCATGGTTTCTTTTATAAATGAGGGATTTGCAGATGAGTTTGAGCTGTAATTTAAAACGGTATCGGAAAGAGGCTGGGCTAACACAGCAGGATCTTGCCAAGCGATCCTCCTTAAGCTTCAGTATGGTCAGCAAGCTTGAAAGCGGCGAACAATCCAATCCGTCCTTTGGCACGCTAAAAAAGCTTGCCGATGGTCTTGGGATCAGTCCAGCTGACCTTCTTATGAAAGCCTTGTCCATTGAAGAGCAAATCGATGAATACATCGCGTATAAACGCGGATTAAACGGGACTGACGGAATGGGAGATATCAGCAGGACGAACAGAAACAGCGGAATGGGAGATATCAGCAGGACGAGCGGGTTTGGCGGGAGCGAGGCTAGAGAGGCAGCAAGATCGAATCACACTTCAGAGCAGGTGTCTCAGAAAAGGCAAGAAGGACCCGATATTAATTTTCTCAGAAGCCTTTCTGCCATCAACACAATTCCGAAGCCCGCAGACAGCGATGAAGATTATCTCTCGTTTCTGCGCAGCCGCCCTGAACTCAAACGGCTTTTTTTCGCCTCAAAGAATGCTTCTGCAGAGGAAATCGAACGGGCGATCGAGTATTTTGAATCCGCGAAAGCATAAAAGACCGGCAAATGACTGCCGATCTTTTTTTATCGATTTTTTTTAATTCAGCCCCTGCTTATTTACAAGTCTGCCTAGACCCGCAAAGGTCTCGCTCAGACAGTTAAAAAGCAGCTGGTCTGCATACAGTTTGTTATATTCTCCCCTGATATCGATGATGGTGGGAATGTATTTCGCCAATCGGTGGAAGGGATTGTTCATACTATGGTCAAACGGCAGTGCAAGCGCTTTTATGATCTCGTCTTCCATGACCGATACGCAGTTCTTAATCATCTCTGCTTCTTCCGGAGAAAAACTGCTTTCGATCCGCTCTGTCATGAGATCAAACAGCACTGAGGAAATATCCTTGTTGAACTGTCCGTCTCTGTTCAGTATAAAATAATTGATCAGATCCACTCCGTAAATCATGTAAAAAGATGCCAACAGCGTCGCATGGTAATCTTCGCTGATGTTCTCCCGAAAAGCTTTATCATTTACTCTTGCATACTGTAAAACTGCATCAAACATTTTTGAAGCAAAGACTTCCGCCGAACGAATCTCATTCTGTCCATTCATAAGTGCTGACTCCCCAATCGTCCAATTCTACCATAGCCCCGGTTAACGAATTTCATAATAACTTACGAACCGTTGCCTATCCCCTATACTATTAATATAACCACTTTTTCGCTTTTTGTCCATTTGATTCTCCAGCGAATGCCTGATTCTCCTCCCTTTGCAGGATCACTCAAATGATACTGACAGCGGATTTTTGTCAATGGCGCGCACTGATTTACGTGTTGAATCTGCTCTGTCTGTTGGCACCGGCAGCGCATCGCTGCTTTGATCATATTTCCCCGCAAAGGTCAGGCCTTTCTCGTCATAAATCATCAGATACGTACTGTGGGAAGCAAAATACTGGTATTGACCGCCTCCCT
This genomic window from Clostridiales bacterium contains:
- a CDS encoding aminotransferase class III-fold pyridoxal phosphate-dependent enzyme; the protein is MNHTFSISEYPDVTKITAQLEALIKAPIWSIRPDALKVYETEYFDQKCARSKKMIEEAKAIIPGGVQHNLAFNHPFPIAFAKADGAFLYDVDGNQYYDFLQAGGPTVLGSNPIEVRSEVLKLLEECGPSTGLFHEYEYKLAKKICDSIPSVEMFRMLGSGTEACMAAVRVARLATKHKNILKMGGAYHGWSDQLAYGIRIPGSKGTQASGVPGYIFKHTQEFFPNDLDDLEKKLKNNKLTGGTAAVFIEPVGPESGTRPVDRFFNQGVEKLCKKYGALLVFDEVVTGFRIGMSGAQGYFGVSPDLTIFGKVIAGGYPSAGGLGGKQEYMKYLSTGISGNAKHKKALVGGTMAANPLSCVAGYHTLCEIERTGAIEKAGKIGDLLTEGLKKLIEKYSLPFVAFNQGSICHLETVGALHFAIDWSKPWQIPEILKQTSLRKQEMEHVGAAYMAEGLVTLAGSRLYTSAAYSEEMLPDVLSRFEKVFQHMAKVV
- a CDS encoding major facilitator superfamily domain-containing protein 7, whose amino-acid sequence is MKESQASPYRWVVLLSIVPIIISTEMMWLSLAPISSHAESYYGVTGYLITLYTMSYMIMFVLFCIPASWVIDRYGYRCSLIIGSVLTAGFGVFRAFFADEFTVVLVSQFFIAAGQPFLLNISTKVPANWFPISERATAAGILTMAQYVGFALPMVIAPAMATEKGIPAVLTVFAAIAALSAAVSILLTRERPAVPPPGPVWEKEDFSLPTLRRLLKNQPYLLALMLCFLSMGVFNTLLTLLESILLPRGISSVEAGTIGAVFVAAGVLGAVLLPIISDKLRIRIPFLIISLAALVPLYLGITFLTSFSVLLLIAAAAGFSIMGVAPILFQHGSETAYPVQEGTSLGMILLMGQISGVLFVFLFEVLQSSAGSMVPPMLTLVAITAAEIPLALKMKESPFLERRLPVGRNVSDK
- the sdaAA gene encoding L-serine ammonia-lyase, iron-sulfur-dependent, subunit alpha, which encodes MYHSCKQLLQMTEAQRVPIHEIVIVKEMKSSGTSRTEIMETMKERYRIMLASAEKALEQPLPSEGGLVTGIASVQYRYARERDTLCGSFINMVMARALSCSEVNASMGRICAMPTAGSCGIVPAVLMSVGETLERSEADVILALITASGLGAIVMENATVAGSEGGCQAECGVAAAMAAAGAAELKGGTPAIALEAFSLSLVNIMGLVCDPVAGLVQIPCAQRNASQAVNALLSADLALGGMKFPIPPDEVIEAMYKTGKMLPVQLRETAQGGIAATETAREITKKIFERNGDSLSAHQ
- the sdaAB gene encoding L-serine ammonia-lyase, iron-sulfur-dependent, subunit beta; translated protein: MSVSIFQVAGPVMIGPSSSHTAGAARLGRIAAKLADSFDFVSFGLHGSFADTGKGHGTDKALLAGVMGIREDDEALGQAFALAAEKHLDFEFHRTELAGIHENSVRIGFYREGRLLCEIDGSSLGGGTVLISRIDGYEVELTGNLPAFFIRQQDKCGVLSHITKVLAEHGINIATMKVSRKNRSEDATCVIEVDEGAAEELLNKMKAHPDIYDVKFIGV
- a CDS encoding helix-turn-helix transcriptional regulator translates to MRDLQMSLSCNLKRYRKEAGLTQQDLAKRSSLSFSMVSKLESGEQSNPSFGTLKKLADGLGISPADLLMKALSIEEQIDEYIAYKRGLNGTDGMGDISRTNRNSGMGDISRTSGFGGSEAREAARSNHTSEQVSQKRQEGPDINFLRSLSAINTIPKPADSDEDYLSFLRSRPELKRLFFASKNASAEEIERAIEYFESAKA